One window from the genome of Longimicrobium sp. encodes:
- a CDS encoding response regulator, protein MRSNDDGISGAGPALAAAGRKRVLLVDDDPDQHQTCGVLLAHLGYEVISAYQGDEGFEAARAHRPHVILLDLHMPTVGGDTVARALADDPATEAIPIIVVTADAFARGRMDDPPLSIRDWLVKPCVPAEVAAAVAVVIGEPG, encoded by the coding sequence ATGCGTTCGAACGACGATGGAATCTCCGGGGCCGGCCCGGCGCTCGCCGCCGCCGGCCGCAAGCGCGTCCTGCTGGTGGACGACGACCCGGACCAGCACCAGACGTGCGGGGTGCTGCTGGCGCACCTGGGCTACGAGGTGATCTCCGCCTACCAGGGCGACGAGGGCTTCGAGGCGGCCCGCGCGCACCGGCCGCACGTGATCCTGCTGGACCTCCACATGCCCACCGTGGGCGGCGACACGGTGGCGCGCGCCCTGGCCGACGACCCGGCCACCGAGGCCATCCCCATCATCGTGGTCACCGCCGACGCCTTCGCCCGCGGCCGCATGGACGACCCGCCGCTCTCCATCCGCGACTGGCTGGTGAAGCCGTGCGTCCCCGCCGAGGTGGCCGCCGCCGTCGCCGTCGTGATCGGCGAGCCCGGGTAG